Proteins found in one Anopheles aquasalis chromosome 3, idAnoAquaMG_Q_19, whole genome shotgun sequence genomic segment:
- the LOC126577536 gene encoding fasciclin-3-like isoform X2, giving the protein MYQVQIGVILGAVLLASGVAAIQVITQPAGKVTVAEGQRNVNLLCLVEEPIDFCIVKLPGAPAPFAASDKLPAPIEGIKFYGLGWSKGSCGITIDTIKATHDGEFECTVSVRGQTYKGTIDINVSVAPEPPKIELASNVDAPNGEFEFGKKVVLKCTSRDGWPAAKLSWYLDGVRLSDDVGGEFVEEANRRATVQQIYRRAIAVEDHKKQLTCRAEHPAYESGFKETSLPIKLKKVYTNDKQEVKKEAFTAPVKPRAPQITVSSEVVQRDGAFKAGSNLVVQCVSKDGNPPAGFLWFLNDQLIYDGLSAPYVSRNFRGNTVQQTLTYPLKAADNGKTLICKARHPEGSEETRLPIRTF; this is encoded by the exons ATGTATCAAGTGCAAATAGGTGTTATCTTGGGCGCCGTTCTCCTAGCGAGTGGCGTGGCAGCAATACAGGTCATAACGCAACCAGCAGGCAAGGTGACGGTCGCTGAGGGGCAGCGAAATGTGAATCTACTATGTCTGGTGGAGGAACCGATCGACTTCTGCAT TGTAAAGCTACcgggagcaccggcaccgtttgCGGCCAGCGATAAACTTCCGGCACCGATCGAGGGCATCAAGTTCTATGGGCTGGGCTGGAGCAAGGGTTCCTGCGGGATCACGATCGACACGATCAAGGCCACGCACGATGGAGAGTTCGAGTGTACGGTTTCGGTACGGGGTCAAACCTATAAGGGCACGATCGACATCAACGTATCAG TTGCCCCGGAACCACCGAAGATCGAGCTGGCCAGCAATGTGGATGCACCGAACGGAGAGTTCGAGTTTGGCAAGAAGGTGGTGCTGAAGTGTACGTCGCGGGACGGATGGCCAGCCGCCAAGCTGTCCTGGTATCTGGACGGTGTCCGATTGAGCGACGATGTCGGTGGTGAGTTCGTGGAAGAGGCCAACCGTCGTGCGACCGTACAGCAGATCTATCGGCGTGCGATCGCTGTCGAGGACCACAAGAAACAGCTAACGTGCCGTGCTGAACATCCGGCGTACGAGAGCGGTTTCAAGGAGACGAGTCTTCCGATTAAACTGAAGAAAG TGTACACCAACGACAAGCAGGAGGTAAAGAAGGAAGCATTTACGGCACCGGTGAAGCCACGGGCACCGCAGATCACCGTTTCGAGTGAGGTGGTCCAACGGGATGGTGCGTTCAAGGCGGGCAGCAATCTGGTGGTGCAGTGTGTCTCGAAGGATGGCAATCCTCCGGCCGGGTTCCTGTGGTTCCTCA ACGATCAGTTGATCTACGATGGCCTCTCGGCACCGTACGTTAGCCGTAACTTCCGAGGCAATACGGTCCAGCAGACGCTCACCTACCCGCTGAAGGCGGCCGACAACGGCAAGACACTCATCTGCAAGGCACGCCACCCGGAAGGCAGCGAAGAGACGCGGCTTCCGATCCGCACTTTTTAG
- the LOC126577536 gene encoding fasciclin-3-like isoform X1, whose protein sequence is MYQVQIGVILGAVLLASGVAAIQVITQPAGKVTVAEGQRNVNLLCLVEEPIDFCIVKLPGAPAPFAASDKLPAPIEGIKFYGLGWSKGSCGITIDTIKATHDGEFECTVSVRGQTYKGTIDINVSGEAVAPEPPKIELASNVDAPNGEFEFGKKVVLKCTSRDGWPAAKLSWYLDGVRLSDDVGGEFVEEANRRATVQQIYRRAIAVEDHKKQLTCRAEHPAYESGFKETSLPIKLKKVYTNDKQEVKKEAFTAPVKPRAPQITVSSEVVQRDGAFKAGSNLVVQCVSKDGNPPAGFLWFLNDQLIYDGLSAPYVSRNFRGNTVQQTLTYPLKAADNGKTLICKARHPEGSEETRLPIRTF, encoded by the exons ATGTATCAAGTGCAAATAGGTGTTATCTTGGGCGCCGTTCTCCTAGCGAGTGGCGTGGCAGCAATACAGGTCATAACGCAACCAGCAGGCAAGGTGACGGTCGCTGAGGGGCAGCGAAATGTGAATCTACTATGTCTGGTGGAGGAACCGATCGACTTCTGCAT TGTAAAGCTACcgggagcaccggcaccgtttgCGGCCAGCGATAAACTTCCGGCACCGATCGAGGGCATCAAGTTCTATGGGCTGGGCTGGAGCAAGGGTTCCTGCGGGATCACGATCGACACGATCAAGGCCACGCACGATGGAGAGTTCGAGTGTACGGTTTCGGTACGGGGTCAAACCTATAAGGGCACGATCGACATCAACGTATCAGGTGAAG CAGTTGCCCCGGAACCACCGAAGATCGAGCTGGCCAGCAATGTGGATGCACCGAACGGAGAGTTCGAGTTTGGCAAGAAGGTGGTGCTGAAGTGTACGTCGCGGGACGGATGGCCAGCCGCCAAGCTGTCCTGGTATCTGGACGGTGTCCGATTGAGCGACGATGTCGGTGGTGAGTTCGTGGAAGAGGCCAACCGTCGTGCGACCGTACAGCAGATCTATCGGCGTGCGATCGCTGTCGAGGACCACAAGAAACAGCTAACGTGCCGTGCTGAACATCCGGCGTACGAGAGCGGTTTCAAGGAGACGAGTCTTCCGATTAAACTGAAGAAAG TGTACACCAACGACAAGCAGGAGGTAAAGAAGGAAGCATTTACGGCACCGGTGAAGCCACGGGCACCGCAGATCACCGTTTCGAGTGAGGTGGTCCAACGGGATGGTGCGTTCAAGGCGGGCAGCAATCTGGTGGTGCAGTGTGTCTCGAAGGATGGCAATCCTCCGGCCGGGTTCCTGTGGTTCCTCA ACGATCAGTTGATCTACGATGGCCTCTCGGCACCGTACGTTAGCCGTAACTTCCGAGGCAATACGGTCCAGCAGACGCTCACCTACCCGCTGAAGGCGGCCGACAACGGCAAGACACTCATCTGCAAGGCACGCCACCCGGAAGGCAGCGAAGAGACGCGGCTTCCGATCCGCACTTTTTAG
- the LOC126577535 gene encoding fasciclin-3-like: MWQHLHLYIAACTIYGLLMPALGQTPHIETVPAAKTYYRAREKNVDLLCRADKPIERCLVRIPGYPDAPEVDGYDVSVGLPNGVSYYGGSLARGECGVRLASLRADRIGKFVCVLEIGGQRHEAAIEYGIQVEPQPSVLKISKQTAFIDGGIRANQLVKARCVSRRGLPAANLTWSLDNGPLDAALIQPLESSEELVDGQLLQTVQQEVHIYVTPQDNGKTLVCETQHSALGKKNQRIILPLNVKFPPEAIPHIRIAELPESGSATVNITIHANPQPTTRWRVNGRVLNEGETVDMYQAFIPRQTGASEYVVLLKNSDCALERSSMFTLEASNALGTQTYVIRALKVDDDGGESLVQDNSVVDDNSGGGSAFWLISVWTFFCSVIATRLL, translated from the exons ATGTGGCAACATCTTCACCTTTACATTGCGGCCTGCACTATTTACG GCCTGCTGATGCCCGCCCTTGGCCAGACACCACACATCGAGACCGTACCGGCGGCGAAGACGTACTACCGGGCGCGGGAGAAGAACGTGGATCTGCTGTGCCGAGCCGATAAACCGATCGAACGGTGCCTGGTCCGGATACCGGGCTACCCGGACGCCCCGGAGGTCGATGGGTACGACGTATCGGTTGGGCTACCGAATGGTGTTAGCTACTATGGTGGCAGTCTGGCACGCGGCGAATGTGGCGTCCGTTTGGCCTCGTTACGggcggatcggatcggcaaGTTTGTCTGTGTGCTCGAGATTGGTGGCCAGCGGCACGAGGCCGCCATCGAGTACGGAATCCAGGTCGAACCGCAACCCTCGGTACTGAAGATCTCCAAGCAGACGGCATTCATCGATGGCGGTATCCGGGCGAACCAGCTCGTGAAAGCTCGGTGCGTATCGCGCCGCGGTCTACCGGCCGCCAATCTCACGTGGTCGCTGGACAACGGTCCCCTCGATGCGGCACTCATTCAACCACTCGAGTCCAGCGAGGAGCTCGTCGATGGGCAGCTACTGCAGACGGTCCAGCAGGAGGTGCACATCTACGTAACGCCCCAAGATAACGGCAAGACACTGGTCTGCGAGACGCAGCACAGCGCGCTGGGGAAGAAAAACCAGCGCATCATCCTGCCGCTGAATGTAAAAT TTCCACCGGAGGCCATTCCACATATCCGCATCGCAGAGCTGCCAGAGTCTGGGAGCGCCACGGTGAACATAACGATCCATGCCAATCCGCAGCCCACGACCCGGTGGAGGGTGAATGGGCGCGTACTGAACGAAGGTGAAACGGTTGACATGTACCAGGCGTTCATCCCGCGGCAAACG GGTGCCAGCGAgtatgtggtgctgctgaagaacAGCGACTGTGCCCTGGAGCGCTCTTCGATGTTCACGCTCGAAGCGTCGAACGCACTCGGCACACAAACCTACGTCATCCGGGCACTGAAggtggacgatgatggtggcgagtCGCTGGTGCAGGACAACAGCGTGGTGGATGATAACAGTGGCGGCGGGTCCGCCTTCTGGCTGATCAGCGTCTGgaccttcttctgctccgtGATAGCGACACGTCTGTTGTGA
- the LOC126574360 gene encoding uncharacterized protein LOC126574360, with amino-acid sequence MSSLQKPNQTTNNGTNYIDSLPVEILCMVFDGLDLHSVKNASLVCKRWNNIIFYSGYAARFVLTINVWIMYYPDVKEMGKHEIKRLRDTAEYSQRYYRKLNYYSMQLTELTLVSDWYGHGVWPEILNILPKMEKLEVLVFTNVTVLKSNFLCMDTPMNRLRKLEFRRCYLETKLILGLKDKFPNAFINFSNCDMLCVY; translated from the exons ATGTCGTCTCTTCAGAAACCGaatcaaacaacaaataaTGGAACCAATTACATCGATTCTCTACCTGTAGAG atcCTTTGCATGGTGTTCGATGGACTTGACCTGCATAGTGTTAAAAACGCTTCTCTGGTTTGCAAAAGATGGAACAATATCATATTCTATTCTGGATATGCTGCGAGATTTGTTTTGACGATAAATGTATGGATCATGTATTATCCGGACGTAAAGGAAATGGGCAAGCATGAAATCAAGCGCCTGAGGGATACTGCTGAATATTCCCAGCGCTACTATAGAAAACTGAACT ACTACAGTATGCAGTTAACAGAACTAACACTAGTTAGCGATTGGTATGGTCATGGAGTATGGCCAgaaattttgaacattttgccaaaaatggaaaagctggAGGTACTCGTGTTTACTAATGTAACTGTATTAAAATCGAATTTTCTTTGCATGGACACCCCAATGAACCGTCTGCGTAAATTAGAATTTCGAAGATGCTACCTAGAAACGAAACTAATTCTCGGCTTAAAGGATAAGTTTCCAAACGCGTTCATCAACTTTTCCAATTGCGACATGTTGTGTGTGTATTAG